A genome region from Setaria italica strain Yugu1 chromosome III, Setaria_italica_v2.0, whole genome shotgun sequence includes the following:
- the LOC101760949 gene encoding putative cyclin-dependent kinase F-2, whose protein sequence is MQQTAAVAAVGDHTAAGVPRKRQRIPIASAQDYEEVCCLGAGSFGVVTKARHRATGETVAIKRHRSTDGRNGELLREARFLDACGGLPFLVGYHGLARDRATTELCLLMEYVGGPTLRDYLRDRRRRHRPPLPESTVRAAMWQLLTGARGMHESRVVHRDIKPANILVGDDHRIVKICDLGLAIYTSEPPPYAQAGTLTYMAPEVLLGKNDYDARVDAWSLGCVMAELLEGWPLFLGNVEAEQLSAIYEVLDDMPDDGHRHDGLRELFPEETLSKDGFEVLSGLLALDAENRLTAEAALKLPWFDNVGALALPKEEEVVTASAMVPKKKKRLLITLPPLPKKPKVF, encoded by the coding sequence ATGCAGCAAACCGCCGcagtcgccgccgtcggagaCCACACCGCCGCAGGAGTGCCCCGCAAGAGGCAGCGCATTCCCATCGCCAGCGCTCAGGACTACGAGGAAGTCTGCTGCCTCGGCGCCGGCAGCTTCGGCGTCGTCACCAAGGCGCGCCATCGCGCCACCGGCGAGACCGTCGCCATCAAGCGCCACCGATCCACCGACGGCCGCAACGGGGAGCTCCTGCGTGAGGCGCGGTTCCTCGACGCCTGCGGGGGCCTCCCTTTCCTCGTCGGCTACCACGGCCTCGCGCGCGACCGCGCCACCACGGAGCTCTGCCTCCTCATGGAGTACGTCGGCGGCCCGACCCTCCGCGACTACCTGCGcgatcggcgccgccgccacaggcCGCCGCTCCCGGAGTCCACGGTTCGCGCCGCGATGTGGCAGCTGCTGACGGGGGCCCGGGGGATGCACGAAAGCCGCGTGGTCCACCGGGACATCAAGCCCGCCAAcatcctcgtcggcgacgaccACCGGATCGTCAAGATCTGCGACCTCGGCCTGGCGATCTACACGTCGGAGCCGCCGCCGTACGCGCAGGCCGGCACGCTGACGTACATGGCGCCAGAGGTGCTGCTGGGGAAGAACGACTACGACGCGCGCGTGGACGCATGGTCGCTGGGCTGCGTCATGGCGGAGCTCCTCGAAGGGTGGCCGCTGTTCTTGGGCAACGTCGAGGCGGAGCAGCTCTCGGCGATCTACGAGGTGCTCGACGACATGCCGGACGACGGCCACCGGCACGACGGGCTGCGCGAGCTCTTCCCCGAGGAGACGCTGTCCAAGGATGGGTTCGAGGTCCTGAGCGGCCTTCTCGCGTTAGACGCTGAGAACCGGCTCACGGCAGAGGCCGCATTGAAGCTGCCGTGGTTTGACAACGTCGGCGCACTGGCGCTgccgaaggaggaggaggtggtaaCCGCGTCGGCGATGgtgcccaagaagaagaagcggctGCTTATCACTCTGCCGCCACTGCCAAAGAAACCTAAGGTCTTCTGA